From a single Trachemys scripta elegans isolate TJP31775 chromosome 17, CAS_Tse_1.0, whole genome shotgun sequence genomic region:
- the LOC117867188 gene encoding RING finger protein 223-like has product MDWGPSPSNQKELQAPQQSIPECPICYGPYDNIFQRPLLLPCAHTFCLECLSRICVFVKQAQTFPCPLCRAQVHVPDGGIPKLPPNMDVVTQFPPWLQTLQEVWLDGHRLCWIKQPSLSCQVSAGEEALEMLVTVELLYNPAPWDVSRRDLIGIHHPSRLSMCRGLCQLLWERRLAVFWIAILLLVLIVLPIIFIPDSHMTRTPEGQHQVGTFPTADAPSSSLSRSQSF; this is encoded by the coding sequence ATGGACTGGGGTCCCAGCCCTTCCAACCAGAAGGAGCTGCAGGCCCCTCAGCAGTCCATTCCTGAGTGCCCCATCTGCTATGGCCCCTACGACAACATCTTCCAGaggcccctgctcctcccttgcGCTCACACCTTCTGCCTGGAATGCCTGTCGAGGATCTGTGTCTTCGTGAAACAAGCCCAGACCTTCCCCTGCCCTCTCTGCAGAGCACAAGTGCATGTCCCCGACGGAGGGATCCCCAAACTCCCGCCCAATATGGATGTTGTGACCCAGTTCCCTCCATGGCTGCAGACTCTGCAGGAGGTCTGGCTAGATGGACACAGACTGTGCTGGATCAAACAGCCGTCTTTGTCCTGTCAAGTGAGTGCTGGTGAAGAAGCCCTTGAGATGCTGGTTACAGTGGAGTTATTATACAACCCAGCCCCTTGGGACGTCAGTAGAAGAGATCTGATAGGTATCCACCATCCCTCCCGCTTGTCCATGTGCAGGGGGCTATGCCAGCTCCTATGGGAGCGTCGCCTGGCTGTGTTCTGGATTGCTATCCTGCTGCTGGTATTGATCGTTTTACCCATCATTTTTATACCTGATTCCCACATGACCAGGACTCCAGAAGGTCAGCACCAGGTGGGGACCTTTCCGACAGCCGATGCTCCAAGCAGCAGTCTGAGCAGGTCACAGAGCTTCTAG